Within the Sphingobium baderi genome, the region CGGCATCCTCGTGGTCGCGAGTGACCGCAACGATATCGCCAATGCCAGGCTTGCCCTTTTCCGCCTTGATCCCACGACCGCCAGGCTGACGGCTTTGGGGAAAGTCGAAGCGGGCACGGGTGAGGCCTATGGCATTTGTATGTCCCGCCAGGGGGGAACTACCTACGCCTTCATCGTCCTGAAGGATGGCACGGTGAATCAGGTCGCGCTCGACACCTCTGCGGCGACACCCGCCGGCCGGATCGTCCGCACCATGAAGCTTGGCACTCAGTCGGAAGGCTGCGCCGTAGATGACCGCACGGGCATTCTCTATGTCGCGGAGGAAGATGTCGGCCTTTGGCGTTTCGATGCCCGTCCCGACGGATCAACCGCCCCGACAAAGATCGCCGCCGCCGATGGTCGGAATCTGGTTGCCGATGCCGAGGGCGTCGCCATCGCACCGATGGGGGAAAAGGATGGCTATGTCCTTGTTTCCAGTCAGGGCGACAACGCTTATGTGGCCTACCGGATCAGCGATGACAGCTATGCCGGGCGCTTCCGTATCGCCAATGGCGTCATCGGTGGGGCAGAGGAAACCGATGGCATCGACCTGATGCTGGGCGATTTCGGTCCCGATTATCCTGGCGGACTCTTCATCGCGCAGGATGGCCACAACGCGACCGTCGCGCAAAATTTCAAGCTGGTGGCCTGGGACGATATCGCCCGCGCATTGGGGCTGACGAAATAAGCCCCTATTTTCACACATGAAAACAGGGCGGTGGGCATCCACCGCCCTTTCCTTTTTTATTTCTTCGTTGCGAACCAGCGTTGCAACGCTGGTTTCAGCCGCGCACGGGTTTCAATCCGCGTCTTGATGCCCGCAATGGCGCGATCCACCACCTTGCGCGATTCGGGCGTCAGATATTGGGCCGCATAACCGTCCAGCTTCTGCGCCATGGCCGGGTCCGCAGAACCGCCGCCCAGCCGCGCCAACGCCTGCGAACGGGCCGAAACATCGATCAGCGCCTCATATTGCTGGCGATGGGCCAGCACATAGTCGACAGCGAGCATCGGATGCTCATAACCCACCTGCGCGATGATGGCTGCGCTGGTGGTCTTGCCCGGCTCGTCCGTCAGCGCGAGGTCGAGCGCCTGGCCAGCGAGCATCTCATCCTTCGTACTCCCCAGCAGCGCAAAGAGCTGGCTCTTGTCGAGATCGGTCTTTGCGCCGTTCGCCATGGCGCGCAGCTTGTTCCATGTCGCCTGATCGGCATTTTTGGCGATGATACCCAGCCAGACATTGCGGAGGGGGCCATCCAAAGCCGCCGGGTTGGAACCTAGCGCAGCGAAACGGCGATTGGCCTCAACCGCCACCGTCTTGTCGCCGACCGCGCCCAGCGTCGAAACGAGGCTGGAGCGCAACACAGGGATCTGCGCGCCTTCGCCCTGCTTCGCATCATAACCGATGGCGGCCAGAAGCGGCGTCAGCTTTGCCGAGGCATAGACCGCGATCCTGGCCTGCGCGGCGGCGTCGCCATCCAGCATCTCATGGGCGCTTTCCAGATAATCCGGCACTTGCGCCAGCACGGCGGGACTAGCGCTGCCGGGCACCGCATCGACAAGATCGAGCGCGAGGTCCATCGGCTGATAGCCGCCAAGGCCAAGCTGCCAATTGTCCGCCAGCAGGCCGATCTGGTCGATGGAGGGGAATTTCGTGAAGTTTTTCGCCAGCGCCTGCACATTGGCGGCCGGATAGAGCGAGCGATAATAGCCCGACTGCCCCGCATTGACGACATAGGCACCGCAGCCCGGCAGGGTGATTTGCCCCTTGCCGCTCAGGATCATGCGCTGGGTCGCACCGCCTAGCGTCTGCGCCATGACAGGTACGTTCCAGCGCAGTGGCGTCCCGCCCTTCCGGTCGCGGCTGAATTCGCCCTGCGTCAGGAACAATATGGTGTTGCCGCCCTTGCACTGCGCGCTTTCCACCGTGACCAGCGGGATGCCCGGCTGGCTGGTGAAGTCGTGGGCAATGGACACCAGTCCCTTGGCCCCCGCACCTTCGACCGCCTGCCACAGGTTGTCGGTTACCGTGTTGCCATAGGCATGTTGCTGCATATAGGCGCGGATGCCGCTGCGCCACACATCCTCCCCGGCATAGCCCTCTAGCATGGTGATGACGGCTTCGCCTTTTTCATAGGTGATCGCGTCGAACGCCTGATTGACCTGATCGACCGTCGCAATCTTTTGGACGACGGGGTGGGTGGTCGCCAACGCATCCAGCCCCATGGCGCTTTCGCGGCCACCGACCCGGTTCAGCAGCATTTCCCATTCCGGTTGCAGCTTGTCCGTCACCTTGGTCGCCATCCAGCTCGCAAAGCCTTCGTTCAACCAGAGGTCGTCCCACCAAGCCATCGTCACGAGGTCGCCGAACCATTGATGCGCCATTTCATGCGCGACCGTTTCGTAGATGCGGCGCTTCTGTGCTTCGGTGGTGAAGCGCGGGTCGACCAGCAAGGCGCGCTCGAAAGTGAAGATCGCGCCCCAATTTTCCATGGCGGAAAAGAATTGGCTCTGCCCCGGCCCCGCGACATTGTCCAATTTGGGCAGTGGATAGGGGACGCCGAAATAGTCGTTGAACCAAGGCAAGATGGCGGCGGAGGCATCCAGCGCCAACTGCGCCTTGCCGGTGTTGCCCTTGCCCGTGATGACGCCGACTTCGGTGGCGCCGGCCATCTTGGTGGCGCGGTCCAGTTCGCCAAGGCCGAAGAACAGCAGGTAGGAGGACATTTTGGGCGTGGTGCCGAAGGTCACCTGCGTCCTGCCTCCGCCCAGATCCTTGCTGTCCTTTACCGGCATGTTGCCGACGGCCATCTCGCCCGTGGGGACGATAGCCGACAGATCGAAAGTCGCCTTATAGCTGGGTTCGTCCCAACTCGGTACGAAGCGCCGCGCGTCGGGCGCTTCGAACTGGGTAAAGAGAGCGCGCTTCGCCTGTCCCGCATTGTCCGTATAGTCGAGCGCGAAAAGCCCGTTCGCCTGCGTGGCGATAACGCCATCATAGGCGATGTCGAGCCGATAGCCGCCCGGCGCAAGCGCCTTGCCGAAGTTCAGCGTCACCGTTTGTGCGGCGGCGTCCACTTTGGCGATGCCCTTCACCGGCTTGCCCTTGACGGGGGTCAGTGTCACCGCCCCGAAATTGAGGTCGGCCGCGTTCAGCACCAGAACGGGCATGGCCTGCGTCACGTTGAGGTCGATCGCCACCCTGCCCGTGAACTTGAGGTTCGGGGCATCCGGCGTGACCGTGATCGCATAGTGGCTGGGAGCCGCGCCGCGCGGCAATTGCGTTGTCACCGTCGCGGCCGGACCGGGCTGTCCCTGCGCGAGGGCGGGGACGGCAATGGCGAGGGGGGCAGCGGCGAGCAGCAAGGGCAGCATCTTCGAAAATGTCATCTGGTTCAGACTCCGACACGTCATGAACGGCGCAGCCGGGACGGTCACGCGCCTTGATGCAAAGCGGCATCGGCTGTTTCGGTTCGCCGGTCAAGGCAGGCGGTCGGACGCGGGAAGGAATTGTCGTGCAATTGCAGGCTTGCGCTGCGACTGTTAGGTGTCTTTCCTTGGCAGGATAGCGGACAAACACCGCCCGAGCCCACTGACAAAGGACATGCATGCGAAATCGACTGACGACCTTCATTCTGGTAGGCATGATCCTGGGCATTGTCACGGGATTCACCGCCAATCTGTGGGTCGGCGGCGACAAGGCGCTGGCCAAGGAGGTGGCAGGCTACTTTCATCTTCTGGCCGACATTTTCCTGCATCTCATCAAAATGATTATCGCGCCGCTGGTATTTTCCACGCTGGTCGCGGGCATCGCCCATATGGGCGACAGCGCCGCGCTGGGACGGATCGGCGGACGAGCGCTGGGATGGTTCATCATCGCCAGCCTCATCTCGCTGGCGCTGGGCCTGATCCTCGTCAATTTCTTCGCGCCGGGCGAGGGATTGAACCTGGTGCGGTCGGGCGCGGCTTCCAGCGTCAATGCCGAGGCGCTCAATTTCCGTGATTTCGTGCTGCACGTCTTTCCTACGTCCATGGTGGGGGCGATGGCGGAAAATTCCATCCTCCAGATCGTCGTCTTCTCCCTGTTCGTGGGCGTGGCGCTGACCGCCATCGGCGACAGGGGCAAGCCCATCGTTACCGTGATCGAGGCGATGGTTGAGTTGATGCTGCAGGTGACGGGCTATGTGATGCGCGTGGCGCCCGTCGCCGTGTTCGGCGCGTTGGCGTCGGCCATCACGACCGAGGGATTGGGCGTGCTCAAGACGTTCGGCGAATTGGTCGGCGAATTCTATTTGTCGCTGCTTGCGCTGTGGCTGCTGCTCTGCGGGGCGGGTGCGATCTTCCTGGGCAGACGGATATTTACTTTGCTGCGCTATGTGCGCGAACCGGTCCTGATCGCCTTTTCAACAGCTTCGTCCGAAGCGGCCTATCCCAAGATGCTGGAGCAGCTTGACCGCTTCGGCGTCCCGCGCCGAATATACAGCTTCGTGCTGCCGCTGGGCTACAGCTTCAACCTTGATGGGTCGATGATGTATGCGTCCTTCGCCACCATCTTCATCGCGCAGGCCTATAATATCGACCTGCCGATCGCGACGCAGATTACCATCCTGCTGGTGCTGATGGTGACGAGCAAGGGCATCGCCGCTGTGCCGCGCGCATCGCTGGTCGTCATCGCCGCGACGCTGGGGCAGTTCAACCTGCCAGTCGAGGGCATTGCCTTCATTCTGGCCGTCGATCATTTCATGGACATGGGCCGCACCGCCACCAATGTGCTGGGCAATGCCATCGCCACATCGGTCGTCACCAAATGGGAAGGTATGCTGGAAGTGGAGGAGCCCGAATACGGAATCCCGCCCAAGGCACCTGCTCATACTCCGTCGCATGGCCGCGCAGGGCTGGAACTGGCGGAGGATATGGTGGACGATGATCGACCGGGCTGAAGACGGCAAATGATGAAGGGCGCGCGGCGGATCGGGGCGGCCGTCATCGCATTGACCGCCGGAGCGGGGCTCGCGATCCAGTTCAGCACGACTTTGGAACAGACGGGATCGGTCGGAGCAACGCTCTGGATACTTGTCCGTTTCTTCACCGTCCTCACCAATATGGCTGTGCTGCTCGTTTTCGGAAAGATCGCGTGCGGAGTGCGAGTGACACCTCGCCTGATCGGCGGCGTGACGCTGGCGATCCTGCTGGTGGGGGTGATTTATGGCCTGTTGCTGCGTGGCCTTCTCAGCCTGAGCGGTGAAGCGCTGCTGGCCGACACGCTTCTGCACAAGGCGACGCCGATACTGGCGGCGCTGTGGTGGATCGGATGCGCGCCCAGGGGCCTTTCATGGCATGATCCATGGTTATGGGCGGCCTTCCCCGCTGCTTATCTGCCCTACGCGCTGGTGCGTGGCGCGCTGGAGGAAACTTACGCTTATCCCTTCATCGATGTGGCGAAGCTGGGCCTTGGACAGGTGCTGTTGAATGCGGTCTTGATCGCCATCGGTTTTTTGATGGCCGGGCACCTGCTTATATGGATCGACCGTCGGTTTCGGTGAGCGTCAGCGGGCAGCCTGCGCTGCCCGCGTCCACCAGATCAGCGTATCGGCGAATTTCGGGAAGCCCCGGTCCAGCGCCGCGCCACCATCGCCCTGCGGCCGTCCCGCTTCATCCAGCGCATCGCCAATCTGGCCGACGCTGAGGCGTTCGGGGATCACCGTCATGCCCATGGCGGACAGCGTCACCGTCCAGTCGGCATGGCTGTTGACGCCAGCGAAACGGCCTGCCGAATAGCTGGCGATGGCGGCGGGGCGGCGGTCGAATTCCTTGAGATAATGATCGACCAGATTCTTGAGGCCCGGTTGGACGCCGCGATTATATTCGCCCGCGGCAAAGACGAAGGCGTCCGCAGCGGAGAGGCGCTGGGCAAGGGCGGACATGGCGGCGGGCGCTTGTCCCGGTGGATAGTCGCTATGGCGCAGGTCCAGCATCGGGAGACCGATTTCCTTTGCGTCGATCAGTTCGGCGCGATGGCCCAGTTCCGCAAAACCATGAAGCAAATAGTCAACTAAACGGATTCCCAGACGACCGCGCCTGTAGGAACCGTATAGGATGAGTATGTCGAGCGCCATGCGAGCCTCCCTTGTCTGTAGGAAGTGTCGCATTGGCGCGCGGCGGCGTCCAGACCGGAACGGGCGGCCTGTGCGTTTCTCAACTTTGCGCGAAACGATCGGCAGCGATCAGCGCAGCTTCGCGATGGAAAGCCCGTCCTGCTTGGCGCGGGCCTTCACCGATTCCTCGCTGCGGGTGAGGGCCCTGGCGATCGCCTTGAGCGCCATGCCCTTCTTCGCGAGCGTATGGAGCTTTTGCAGCTCGTCCGCCGTCCAGGGTTGCTTGTGGCGCTCGAAGCGATCTCCGGCCATCTCGGATCAGTCCGCGAAGGGGTCGCGCACGAGGATGGTGTCCTCGCGTTCCGGGGACGTTGAAACCAGCGTGACCGGACAGCCGATCAGTTCCTCGATCCGGCGGATATATTTGATCGCCTGCGCGGGGAGTTCGGCCCAGCTCCGCGCGCCCGCGGTGGTGTCCTGCCAGCCTTCGATGCTTTCGTATATCGGCTGCGCCTTCGCCTGATCCTGCGCGTGGGCGGGAAGATAATCGTAGGTCGTATCGCCGATCTTGTAGCCGACGCAGATTTGCAGTTCGTCGAACCCGTCGAGCACGTCGAGCTTGGTGAGGGCGATGCCGGTGACGCCCGACACGGCGACCGACTGGCGCACCAGAACCGCATCGAACCAGCCGCAGCGGCGCTTGCGGCCCGTCACCGTGCCGAATTCATGGCCGCGCTCGCCCAGGCGCTGGCCGGTTTCGTTTTCCTGCTCGGTCGGGAAGGGGCCGGAACCGACGCGGGTGGTGTAGGCCTTGACGATGCCGAGCACGAAACCCGCGCCCGAAGGACCAAGGCCGGTGCCGCTCGCCGCCGTGCCCGCCACCGTGTTGGAGGAGGTGACGAAGGGATAGGTGCCATGGTCGATGTCGAGCAGCGTGCCCTGCGCGCCTTCGAACAGGATGCGCTTGCCCTGCGCCTTCGCCTGATTGAGCGTCAGCCAGACCGGCTTGACGAAGGGCAGGATGAAGTCCGCAATGTCGCGCAATTCCGCCATCAGGGCGTCGCGGTCGATGGGCGCTTCGTTGAACCCGGCGCGCAGCGCGTCGTGATGCGCGGTGAGGCGGTCAAGCTGCGGGCCGAGATCGTCGAGATGGGCAAGGTCGCACACGCGAATGGCGCGGCGGCCCACCTTGTCCTCATAGGCCGGGCCGATGCCCCGGCGGGTGGTGCCGATCTTGCCCGCGCCCGATGCATCCTCCCGCAGGCCGTCAAGGTCGCGGTGGAAGGGCAGGATCAGCGGGCAGGTTTCCGCGATCTGGAGATTTTCCGGCGTGATGGCGACGCCCTGCCCCCTGAGCTTGGCGACTTCTTCGCGAAAGTGCCACGGGTCCAGAACGACGCCGTTGCCGATGACGCTCAGCGTGCCGCGCACGATGCCCGAGGGCAGCAGCGAGAGCTTGTAGACCTTCTCTCCCACGACCAGCGTGTGGCCCGCATTATGGCCGCCCTGAAAGCGCGCGACGACGTCGGCGCGTTCCGACAGCCAGTCGACGATCTTGCCTTTGCCTTCATCGCCCCACTGGGCGCCGATCACCGTAACATTTGCCATGGATATAGTCCTTCGCCCCGCCGCGCGGACCCGGCTTGCCCTTCGACGGGACTCGGCAAGCGGGCGGAATAGGGTGGGCGCGTGTCGCCCTGTGCGGGGCGGCGGTTAGCCGCGCCAGCCCCGTAAAGTCAAGTCAGTAAGCGCGCGGCTCCATGCCGTCGAGCCAGTGCGAGCAGCGCAGGCGCTCCCCATTCTCATCGCCGGTCAGGGCGGCGATCGTATGCCAGCCTTCGCCGCGCAGCGCCGCGGCGCGGTTCGCATCATGGCCGATGGGGAGGAACAAGCGCCGCACCGGCTGGCTGCCGAAACCGGCGTCGATCAGCGGATCGGGATAGAGCGAAAAGCCCATGGCCGGTTCGTCCGCGCCATCGGCGCGGGTGATGGCGTAGCTGCCGCCCCGCCCGATTTCACCGATGAAACCGTCCGCGAAGGCCGAGAAGCCGAACCAGTTCTGATATTCAAAGCCGTGGCGCTCCGTCGGATCGAGCGTCAGGGTGATGTCCCAGCCAATCGGTTTGGCGATGGCGCGCAGGCCCGCAATGCGGCTGTCGATGGCGCCGCCAAGCTGCGCGTTCAGGGCTTCGAGGCGCTCCATCGCGGCGTGGAAGGGGCCGGTCGCCTCGATCAGCGGGAGATAGGCGGCGGCGGCGGGACTGATCGCGGCGAGCGCGCCCGCATCCTTGGCGTCGAGTTCGTGGCGGACGGCTTCGATCTCTTCCGGGGCAAGCGGCAGGGGGCCTGCAGCCAGCGTGTCGATCAGGTCCGGCAGGGTGAAGTCGATGGTGAGGCCGGTGACGCCCGCCGCCTGCAATGCCTCTATTGCGACATTCACGATCTCGACGGCGGCGGCGACGCTATCGCTGCCGATCAGCTCCGCGCCGACCTGAAGGCGTTCGCGCTCCGGGCGAAGCTGGTTGGCGCGCAGGCGCAGGACCGGGCCGGAATAAGAAAGACGCAAGGGACGCGGAACGCTGGCAAGGCGGGTGGCGGCGATGCGGCCCACCTGCGCGGTCATGTCCGGGCGAAGAGCCAGGCTGCGCTGCGACACCGGGTCGATAGCGCGCACCAGATCCTGCGCGCGCATGGATTTGAGGCGGCCGACCAGCGTGTCCTCAAACTCCGCGAGGGGCGGCATGACGCGTTCATAGCCGTGGGTGGCCACGGTATCGAGCACGCGGCGCGCAAGCCGCGCGGAGGCTTCCGCCTGCGGTGGCAGGCGGTCGGACAATCCTTCAGGCAGGAGGCCGGGGGGAAAGCTCATAGCCCCCTCACCCCTTGGCAGGAGGGTTGGGAAGAGGGGGCATCGCGCAACGCTTGAGCAATCACACTCAACACTCTCTCAATATTCCCCATCACGTCAGGATTCGAAAAACGGATCACACGATACCCCAGCGATTCCAGAAACTCTGTTCGCCGCGTGTCATAGCGATCTTCGGCGGAATGTGTATCCCCGTCGATCTCCAGGATGAGTCTGGCCGCTTTGGAGGCGAGATCCACGGTACAGGGCGCGATGATCGTCTGGCGGGTGAATTGGCGATTTTCGAAGCGGTTGGCCCGCAAGGCGAGCCAGAGTTTTTGTTCGGCGGGTGTGGAGGTGGAGCGCATGGATTTTGCGCGTTCCTTCAAGGTTGCATCCAGACGCATCGGCGCTCCCCCTCTCCCGACCCTCTCCCCGAGGGGAGAGGGCTTTGCCGGGCTTATGCGAAGTGCAGCGGCTTCACCGTCTTGACGCCGGTCAGCTTGCCGATCTCCTCACGCAGGCCGTCCGTCACCGCACCGTCGACCGACAGCAGCAGCACGGCTTCGCCGCCCTGGTTGCGGCGGCCCAGATGGAAGGTGCCGATATTGACGCCCGCTTCGCCCAGCGTCGAACCCAGACGGCCGATGAAGCCGGGCGCGTCCTGATTGACGATATAGAGCATGGTGCCGGTGAGGTCGGCCTCCACCTTGATGCCGAACAGTTCGACAAGGCGCGGCTGGGCATGGCCGAACAGCGTGCCCGCTACCGACTTGTCGCCCGATTCGGTGGTGACGGTGACGCGCACGAGGGTCTGGTAATCGCCTTCGCGGTCGTGGCGGACTTCGCGCACGTCAAGGCCGCGTTCCTTGGCCAGGAAGGGCGCGTTCACCATGTTCACCGTGTCGGAATAGACGCGCATCAGGCCCGCGAGCACCGCCGCGGTGATCGGCTTCTGGTTGAGTTCGGCGGCATGGCCTTCAACCTCTACCGCAACGCCGGTGATGGCGTCGCCTTCAAGCTGGCCGACCAGCGAGCCGAGCTTTTCGGCGATGGCCATATAGGGCTTGAGCTTGGGCGCTTCCTCGGCCGACAGGCTGGGCATGTTGAGCGCGTTGGTGACGCCGCCCGATACGAGGAAATCGGCCATCTGCTCAGCCACCTGAAGCGCGACATTGACCTGCGCTTCGGTGGTCGACGCGCCCAGATGCGGGGTGCAGACGAAACCGGGCGTGCCGAACAGCGGCGAATCCTTGGCCGGTTCGGTTTCGAACACGTCCAGCGCCGCGCCCGCGACCTGGCCGCTGTCGAGCGCATCCTTGAGCGCCGCCTCGTCGATCAGGCCGCCGCGCGCGCAGTTGACGATGCGGACGCCCTTCTTCGTCTTGGCAAGATTTTCGCGGCTCAGGATATTGCGGGTCTGGTCGGTGAGCGGCGTGTGCAGGGTGATGAAATCCGCCTTCGCCAGCAGCGTGTCGAGATCGGCCTTCTCCACGCCCATTTCGACGGCGCGTTCCGGGGTGAGGAAGGGGTCGAAGGCGACGACCTTCATCTTGAGGCCCAAGGCGCGGCTGGCGACGATGGAGCCGATATTGCCCGCGCCGATCAGGCCCAGCGTCTTGCCGGTGACTTCGACGCCCATGAAGCGGTTCTTTTCCCACTTGCCCTGCTGGGTCGAGACGTCGGCTTCGGGAAGCTGGCGGGCGAGCGCGAACATCAGCGCGATGGCATGTTCGGCGGTGGTGATGGAATTGCCGAAGGGCGTGTTCATGACGACGACGCCCTTGGCCGACGCCGCCGGAATGTCGACATTGTCGACGCCGATGCCTGCGCGGCCCACGACCTTGAGGTTGGTGGCGGCGTCGAGGATCTCCTTCGTCACCTTGGTCGAACTGCGGATGGCGAGGCCGTCATACTGGCCGATGATCGCCTTCAGTTCTTCCGGGGTCTTGCCGGTGATTTCGTCGACCTCCACGCCGCGCTCGCGGAAGATCGCGGCGGCATTGGGGTCCATCTTGTCGGAAATGAGTACCTTGGGCATGGGAATGCTCCTTGAATATGGTCCGTTCGGTTGAGCCGGTCGGAAGAGCCGGACAATGAAGGGCTTCGACAGACTCAGCCCGAACGATGACAGGTTGGATCAAGCGGCCTTGGTCTGGGCGTAGGCCCAGTCGAGCCAGGGGCCGAGCGCTTCGATGTCGGCGGTGTCGACAGTCGCGCCGCACCAGATGCGAAGACCGGCCGGGGCGTCGCGATAGCCCGCGACGTCATAGGCCGCGCCTTCCTTTTCGAGGAGGGCCGCAAAGCTCTTGATGAAGGCTTCGTCGGCGCCCGCGACGGTGAGGCACACGCTGGTCTTCGAGCGCGAGGGGGTGTCGGCGGCGAGATGGCCGAGCCAGTCGCGGTCCGCCACGATCTTGTCCAGAGCCGCCGCATTGGCGTCGCTGCGGGCGATCAGGCCCTTTGCGCCGCCGACCGACTTGCCCCATTCCAGCGCGAAGATCGCGTCCTCGACCGCCAGCATGGAGGGGGTGTTGATCGTCTCGCCCTTGAACACGCCCTCGGCCAGCTTGCCCTTACTCATCAGGCGGAACACCTTGGGCAGCGGCCAGGCGGGGGTGTGGGTTTCGAGGCGCTCGACCGCGCGGGGACCGAGGATCAGCACGCCATGCGCGCCTTCGCCGCCCAGCACCTTCTGCCAGGAGAAGGTAGCGACGTCGATCTTCGCCCAGTCGATGTCATAGGCGAACACCGCGCTGGTCGCGTCGGCAAAGGTCAGCCCTTCGCGGTCCGCCGGAATCCAGTCGGCGTTCGGCACGCGCACGCCCGAGGTGGTGCCGTTCCAGGTGAACAGCACGTCGTTGCTGAAATCCACTGCCGACAGATCGGGCAACTGGCCATAGTCGGCGCGGATGACCGCGGGGTTGAGGTTCAATTGCTTGGCGGCGTCCGTCACCCAGCCTTCGCCGAAGCTTTCCCACGCCAGCGTCGTGACGGGCTTCGCGCCCAGCATCGTCCACATCGCCATTTCAAAGGCGCCGGTGTCGGAACCCGGCACGATGCCGATGCGGTGGGTTTCGGGCAGGTTCAGAAGCTCGCGCATCAGGTCGATGCAATAAGCGAGGCGGGTCTTGCCGATCTTCGAGCGGTGCGAGCGGCCCAGCGAATCCGTGGAGAGCGCAGCGGCGCTCCAGCCCGGAGGCTTGGCGCAGGGACCGGAAGAGAAAAAGGGGCGAGCCGGCTTGGTGGCGGGCTTGGCGGCAGGCGCAAGAGTGGCGTCTGCGGCAGTCGGTTCAGTCATGTAATGCTTCTCCTTACAGAGAGCACGCGCGGCGTTGGGACCGCGTGGCCCGCCGGTCGCCCTAAAGAGATCGGCGGGAGAGTCAAGAGCAGAACAAAATGCGACGAATCGAGGCCCGCGTTAACCACCGTCTGAAAAGAACGTGCTAAATGCTTGATTCATGGAAGAGCGGGCGTGGGACAATCTGTTTCGACGCGGCGCGGGCCTTGCCGCGCTGTTGACAATGACTTTGGCGTTGGCGGCATGCGGCGGCGACCTGGTGCCGCGCGGCCGGGTGAGCAGCGCGTCCAAACCGCATAAAGCCAAAACGGCCCGTCCCGCCGCTCCGCCGACGATGGAAGTGCGGCAGTGCATGGCGAAGCTGCAATCGCAATCCGTCGCCTTCACGCCACTGCCCGATCAGAATTTCGGCGGCGGATGCAGCGCCCTGGGCAGCGTCAAGCTGCTCGACATCGGCGTGCCCGCGACCAATCTGGGCGCGATGACGTGCAATCTCGCCGCCAATTTCGCGGCATGGGCGCGTTTTGGCGTGCAGCCCGCCGCCCGGTTGATCCTGGGCGCTGAGATCGTGCGGATCGAAACATTCGGCACCTATAATTGCCGCCCCATCGCGGGCAGCGGCAAGCTTTCCGAACATGCCCACAGCAATGCAATCGACGTATCGGCCTTTGTCCTGTCGGACGGGCGGCGCATTTCGATTGAGAAAGACTGGAGCGGCGACCGGCGCACGCGACAGTTCCTGGAAGTCATCCATGCCAGCGCCTGCAAGCGGTTCCGCACGGTGCTCAGTCCCAATTATAATGCCGCGCATCACGACCATTTCCATTTCGACATGGGCGGCAAGGGCGGCTTCTGCCGCTGACAAGCCCCCTTGGCATGCCCGCCTTTGCTGCCTAGTGGGTCGGCATGACCAAGAAAGAAATCGCCGAACGTAAATTCCGTCCGGCAAAGCAGGAAGCCGATGACGCCCGCAAGGCGATCGAAACGCCGCAGACCACCAGCGCGGCCTATCGTCTGGCCTTTCAGGATAATGAATTCCTGTTGCGGGAAGATTTGCGGCCCGTCCGGTTCCAGCTGGAACTGCTCAAGCCGGAACTGTTGATGGCCGAAGCGCGGATCGAATCGACCTTCGTCTTTTACGGATCGGCCCGCATCCCCGAACCCGAAGAGGCGCAGGCGCGAATTGACGCCGCGACCACGCCGGAACAGCGGCGGATCGCGGAGAATCTGGGCCGGAAGGCGCGCTATTATGACGAAGCGCGCAAACTGGCGCGCATCGCCGCCGCCTATCCGCCCAATCCCGCCGGGTGCCGCCATTTCGTCGTCTGTTCGGGCGGCGGCCCGTCCATCATGGAAGCGGCCAACCGGGGCGCGGCGGACATCGGGGCGCAGACCATCGGCATGAACATCGTCCTGCCGCATGAACAGGCGCCCAATCGGTTCGTGACGCCGGAGCTGTCCTTCCAGTTCCACTATTTCGCGCTCCGCAAGATGCATTTCCTGCTGCGGGCGCGGGCGCTCGCGGTCTTTCCGGGCGGCTTCGGCACGTTCGACGAGTTTTTCGAGCTGCTGACACTGGTGCAGACCGGCAAGATGACGCCTATCCC harbors:
- a CDS encoding ATP phosphoribosyltransferase regulatory subunit — encoded protein: MSFPPGLLPEGLSDRLPPQAEASARLARRVLDTVATHGYERVMPPLAEFEDTLVGRLKSMRAQDLVRAIDPVSQRSLALRPDMTAQVGRIAATRLASVPRPLRLSYSGPVLRLRANQLRPERERLQVGAELIGSDSVAAAVEIVNVAIEALQAAGVTGLTIDFTLPDLIDTLAAGPLPLAPEEIEAVRHELDAKDAGALAAISPAAAAYLPLIEATGPFHAAMERLEALNAQLGGAIDSRIAGLRAIAKPIGWDITLTLDPTERHGFEYQNWFGFSAFADGFIGEIGRGGSYAITRADGADEPAMGFSLYPDPLIDAGFGSQPVRRLFLPIGHDANRAAALRGEGWHTIAALTGDENGERLRCSHWLDGMEPRAY
- the serA gene encoding phosphoglycerate dehydrogenase, which gives rise to MPKVLISDKMDPNAAAIFRERGVEVDEITGKTPEELKAIIGQYDGLAIRSSTKVTKEILDAATNLKVVGRAGIGVDNVDIPAASAKGVVVMNTPFGNSITTAEHAIALMFALARQLPEADVSTQQGKWEKNRFMGVEVTGKTLGLIGAGNIGSIVASRALGLKMKVVAFDPFLTPERAVEMGVEKADLDTLLAKADFITLHTPLTDQTRNILSRENLAKTKKGVRIVNCARGGLIDEAALKDALDSGQVAGAALDVFETEPAKDSPLFGTPGFVCTPHLGASTTEAQVNVALQVAEQMADFLVSGGVTNALNMPSLSAEEAPKLKPYMAIAEKLGSLVGQLEGDAITGVAVEVEGHAAELNQKPITAAVLAGLMRVYSDTVNMVNAPFLAKERGLDVREVRHDREGDYQTLVRVTVTTESGDKSVAGTLFGHAQPRLVELFGIKVEADLTGTMLYIVNQDAPGFIGRLGSTLGEAGVNIGTFHLGRRNQGGEAVLLLSVDGAVTDGLREEIGKLTGVKTVKPLHFA
- a CDS encoding endonuclease domain-containing protein codes for the protein MRLDATLKERAKSMRSTSTPAEQKLWLALRANRFENRQFTRQTIIAPCTVDLASKAARLILEIDGDTHSAEDRYDTRRTEFLESLGYRVIRFSNPDVMGNIERVLSVIAQALRDAPSSQPSCQGVRGL
- a CDS encoding phosphoserine transaminase produces the protein MTEPTAADATLAPAAKPATKPARPFFSSGPCAKPPGWSAAALSTDSLGRSHRSKIGKTRLAYCIDLMRELLNLPETHRIGIVPGSDTGAFEMAMWTMLGAKPVTTLAWESFGEGWVTDAAKQLNLNPAVIRADYGQLPDLSAVDFSNDVLFTWNGTTSGVRVPNADWIPADREGLTFADATSAVFAYDIDWAKIDVATFSWQKVLGGEGAHGVLILGPRAVERLETHTPAWPLPKVFRLMSKGKLAEGVFKGETINTPSMLAVEDAIFALEWGKSVGGAKGLIARSDANAAALDKIVADRDWLGHLAADTPSRSKTSVCLTVAGADEAFIKSFAALLEKEGAAYDVAGYRDAPAGLRIWCGATVDTADIEALGPWLDWAYAQTKAA
- a CDS encoding adenylosuccinate synthase, which translates into the protein MANVTVIGAQWGDEGKGKIVDWLSERADVVARFQGGHNAGHTLVVGEKVYKLSLLPSGIVRGTLSVIGNGVVLDPWHFREEVAKLRGQGVAITPENLQIAETCPLILPFHRDLDGLREDASGAGKIGTTRRGIGPAYEDKVGRRAIRVCDLAHLDDLGPQLDRLTAHHDALRAGFNEAPIDRDALMAELRDIADFILPFVKPVWLTLNQAKAQGKRILFEGAQGTLLDIDHGTYPFVTSSNTVAGTAASGTGLGPSGAGFVLGIVKAYTTRVGSGPFPTEQENETGQRLGERGHEFGTVTGRKRRCGWFDAVLVRQSVAVSGVTGIALTKLDVLDGFDELQICVGYKIGDTTYDYLPAHAQDQAKAQPIYESIEGWQDTTAGARSWAELPAQAIKYIRRIEELIGCPVTLVSTSPEREDTILVRDPFAD